Proteins from a single region of Pyrus communis chromosome 6, drPyrComm1.1, whole genome shotgun sequence:
- the LOC137737599 gene encoding probable protein S-acyltransferase 22 isoform X1, giving the protein MRKHGWQLPYHPLQVVAVSVFLALAFAFYVFFAPFVGRKLFQYIVMGLYAPLITCAFSLYIWCAAADPADPRVFRSKKYLNIPADEKHKRTKDSKLCGESTSSMNDANAAGGKPLDKDVLGKDGTSKMSTSDGGKSPSENSSCFLLACSPCAYVCNCSGSSEESLQQGEDGMFYCSLCEVEVYKYSKHCRVCDKCVDQFDHHCRWLNNCIGKKNYRQFFTLMVTSLLLLILQWSTGIFVIICCIIERKHISVDISSKLGSSFSLAPFIIVVAACSLLAMIATLPLAQLFFFHILLIKKGISTYDYIIALREQEQEQQGVGGQQSAQMSPASSLTGLSSASSFNTFHRGAWCTPPRLFLEDQFDVVPPETGSVSSCGKKMVGGDPVKKKNAPVKISPWTLARLNAEEVSKAAAEARKKSKILQPVRRDAPFVLERDSSFGGTSGRRMVPRPDNNRRRPTKRVRLPADLPMESITKGSAIAVDKGFTETSTSLAPLQLEARSAFQTSRAMSSSTGIVASSPESSLDSPDIHPFRVSSSGAEEARRLTGLPAGAIAAGQRGIPLSRSTSDGYEGYEASGGEDSDRVPTRIVQRSTNRSNLLFGSDQDERVVKLNASSSSGLAYTRKL; this is encoded by the exons ATTACATGCGCCTTCAGCCTATATATTTGGTGTGCAGCTGCTGATCCAGCAGATCCACGAGTTTTTAGGTCAAAGAAATACCTCAACATTCCAGCCGATGAAAAGcataaaagaacaaaagattctAAACTATGTGGGGAATCAACATCATCAATGAATGATGCTAATGCAGCTGGAGGAAAACCCTTGGATAAGGATGTTCTGGGCAAAGATGGGACTTCTAAAATGTCCACCAGTGATGGTGGAAAGAGTCCATCAGAAAATTCATCTTGCTTTCTACTAGCTTGCTCTCCGTGTGCTTATGTCTGCAATTGCTCCGGTTCAAGTGAGGAATCTCTGCAACAAGGTGAAGACGGCATGTTCTATTGCAGCTTATGTGAAGTTGAG GTTTACAAGTACAGCAAGCACTGCAGAGTTTGTGACAAATGTGTTGACCAGTTCGATCATCACTGCAGG TGGCTTAACAACTGTATTGGCAAAAAGAATTACCGACAATTTTTCACCCTTATGGTTACTTCTCTCCTCTTG CTTATTTTACAATGGTCAACTGGAATCTTCGTGATTATCTGCTGTATTATTGAGAGGAAGCATATCTCTGTGGATATTTCATCCAAGTTGGGAAGCAGTTTCTCTTTGGCGCCTTTCATCATTGTGGTG GCAGCGTGCAGCCTTTTGGCTATGATTGCAACCCTTCCACTTGCAcagcttttcttttttcatatcCTGCTTATAAAGAAG GGAATCAGCACGTATGATTACATCATCGCTTTGAGGGAGCAGGAGCAAGAGCAACAAGGAGTTGGAGGTCAGCAGAGTGCTCAAATGTCTCCTGCTAGCTCACTTACGGGATTAAGCAGTGCAAGCTCCTTTAATACTTTCCACCGTGGCGCATGGTGTACACCTCCACGACTGTTCCTTGAAGATCAG TTTGATGTTGTGCCCCCAGAGACCGGATCTGTAAGTTCATGCGGAAAAAAGATGGTGGGAGGGGATCCAGTTAAGAAGAAGAATGCACCAGTAAAGATAAGTCCGTGGACTCTGGCAAGATTAAATGCCGAAGAGGTATCAAAAGCTGCAGCAGAGGCAAGAAAGAAGTCCAAGATCCTGCAGCCTGTGAGACGGGATGCTCCTTTTGTACTAGAAAGAGACAGCAGCTTTGGCGGAACCAGTGGGCGCCGAATGGTTCCAAGGCCTGACAATAACAGAAGGCGACCTACCAAGCGGGTGCGACTCCCAGCTGACCTTCCCATGGAGTCTATAACGAAGGGTTCAGCTATAGCTGTTGACAAGGGCTTTACTGAGACATCGACTAGTTTGGCCCCTCTTCAGCttgaagctcggagtgctttcCAAACAAGCCGAGCTATGTCAAGCTCCACGGGAATTGTTGCTTCTTCTCCTGAGAGCAGTTTAGACTCACCTGACATCCATCCTTTCCGGGTGTCATCATCAGGAGCTGAAGAGGCAAGGCGGCTTACAGGTCTGCCTGCAGGCGCTATTGCAGCTGGCCAGAGGGGAATACCACTATCAAGGTCCACCAGTGATGGGTACGAAGGGTATGAAGCCTCGGGTGGAGAAGACAGCGACAGGGTTCCTACTAGAATTGTCCAAAGGTCAACAAACAGGAGTAACCTTCTCTTTGGGTCTGATCAGGACGAACGGGTTGTCAAACTGAACGCCTCATCATCTTCTGGCCTGGCTTACACAAGAAAGCTCTGA
- the LOC137737599 gene encoding probable protein S-acyltransferase 22 isoform X2: protein MRKHGWQLPYHPLQVVAVSVFLALAFAFYVFFAPFVGRKLFQYIVMGLYAPLITCAFSLYIWCAAADPADPRVFRSKKYLNIPADEKHKRTKDSKLCGESTSSMNDANAAGGKPLDKDVLGKDGTSKMSTSDGGKSPSENSSCFLLACSPCAYVCNCSGSSEESLQQGEDGMFYCSLCEVEVYKYSKHCRVCDKCVDQFDHHCRLILQWSTGIFVIICCIIERKHISVDISSKLGSSFSLAPFIIVVAACSLLAMIATLPLAQLFFFHILLIKKGISTYDYIIALREQEQEQQGVGGQQSAQMSPASSLTGLSSASSFNTFHRGAWCTPPRLFLEDQFDVVPPETGSVSSCGKKMVGGDPVKKKNAPVKISPWTLARLNAEEVSKAAAEARKKSKILQPVRRDAPFVLERDSSFGGTSGRRMVPRPDNNRRRPTKRVRLPADLPMESITKGSAIAVDKGFTETSTSLAPLQLEARSAFQTSRAMSSSTGIVASSPESSLDSPDIHPFRVSSSGAEEARRLTGLPAGAIAAGQRGIPLSRSTSDGYEGYEASGGEDSDRVPTRIVQRSTNRSNLLFGSDQDERVVKLNASSSSGLAYTRKL, encoded by the exons ATTACATGCGCCTTCAGCCTATATATTTGGTGTGCAGCTGCTGATCCAGCAGATCCACGAGTTTTTAGGTCAAAGAAATACCTCAACATTCCAGCCGATGAAAAGcataaaagaacaaaagattctAAACTATGTGGGGAATCAACATCATCAATGAATGATGCTAATGCAGCTGGAGGAAAACCCTTGGATAAGGATGTTCTGGGCAAAGATGGGACTTCTAAAATGTCCACCAGTGATGGTGGAAAGAGTCCATCAGAAAATTCATCTTGCTTTCTACTAGCTTGCTCTCCGTGTGCTTATGTCTGCAATTGCTCCGGTTCAAGTGAGGAATCTCTGCAACAAGGTGAAGACGGCATGTTCTATTGCAGCTTATGTGAAGTTGAG GTTTACAAGTACAGCAAGCACTGCAGAGTTTGTGACAAATGTGTTGACCAGTTCGATCATCACTGCAGG CTTATTTTACAATGGTCAACTGGAATCTTCGTGATTATCTGCTGTATTATTGAGAGGAAGCATATCTCTGTGGATATTTCATCCAAGTTGGGAAGCAGTTTCTCTTTGGCGCCTTTCATCATTGTGGTG GCAGCGTGCAGCCTTTTGGCTATGATTGCAACCCTTCCACTTGCAcagcttttcttttttcatatcCTGCTTATAAAGAAG GGAATCAGCACGTATGATTACATCATCGCTTTGAGGGAGCAGGAGCAAGAGCAACAAGGAGTTGGAGGTCAGCAGAGTGCTCAAATGTCTCCTGCTAGCTCACTTACGGGATTAAGCAGTGCAAGCTCCTTTAATACTTTCCACCGTGGCGCATGGTGTACACCTCCACGACTGTTCCTTGAAGATCAG TTTGATGTTGTGCCCCCAGAGACCGGATCTGTAAGTTCATGCGGAAAAAAGATGGTGGGAGGGGATCCAGTTAAGAAGAAGAATGCACCAGTAAAGATAAGTCCGTGGACTCTGGCAAGATTAAATGCCGAAGAGGTATCAAAAGCTGCAGCAGAGGCAAGAAAGAAGTCCAAGATCCTGCAGCCTGTGAGACGGGATGCTCCTTTTGTACTAGAAAGAGACAGCAGCTTTGGCGGAACCAGTGGGCGCCGAATGGTTCCAAGGCCTGACAATAACAGAAGGCGACCTACCAAGCGGGTGCGACTCCCAGCTGACCTTCCCATGGAGTCTATAACGAAGGGTTCAGCTATAGCTGTTGACAAGGGCTTTACTGAGACATCGACTAGTTTGGCCCCTCTTCAGCttgaagctcggagtgctttcCAAACAAGCCGAGCTATGTCAAGCTCCACGGGAATTGTTGCTTCTTCTCCTGAGAGCAGTTTAGACTCACCTGACATCCATCCTTTCCGGGTGTCATCATCAGGAGCTGAAGAGGCAAGGCGGCTTACAGGTCTGCCTGCAGGCGCTATTGCAGCTGGCCAGAGGGGAATACCACTATCAAGGTCCACCAGTGATGGGTACGAAGGGTATGAAGCCTCGGGTGGAGAAGACAGCGACAGGGTTCCTACTAGAATTGTCCAAAGGTCAACAAACAGGAGTAACCTTCTCTTTGGGTCTGATCAGGACGAACGGGTTGTCAAACTGAACGCCTCATCATCTTCTGGCCTGGCTTACACAAGAAAGCTCTGA